Proteins found in one Vulpes vulpes isolate BD-2025 chromosome 13, VulVul3, whole genome shotgun sequence genomic segment:
- the RIT1 gene encoding GTP-binding protein Rit1, which produces MDPGPRPAGSSCGSPASLSREYKLVMLGAGGVGKSAMTMQFISHRFPEDHDPTIEDAYKIRIRIDDEPANLDILDTAGQAEFTAMRDQYMRAGEGFIICYSITDRRSFHEVREFKQLIYRVRRTDDTPVVLVGNKSDLKQLRQVTKEEGLALAREFSCPFFETSAAYRYYIDDVFHALVREIRRKEKEAVLAMEKKSKPKTSVWKRLKSPFRKKKDSVT; this is translated from the exons ATGGACCCGGGGCCGCGCCCGGCGGGCAGCAGCTGTGGCAGCCCCGCCAGCCTCTCCCGAGAGTACAAGCTAGTGATGCTGGGTGCCGGCGGCGTGGGGAAAAGTG CCATGACCATGCAGTTCATCAGCCACCGATTTCCAGAAGACCACGACCCCACCATCG AAGATGCTTATAAAATCCGGATCCGTATTGATGATGAGCCTGCCAACCTGGACATTTTGGATACAGCTGGACAG GCAGAGTTTACAGCCATGCGGGATCAGTATATGAGGGCAGGAGAAGGGTTTATCATCTGTTATTCTATCACTGACCGTCGAAGTTTCCATGAAGTTCGGGAATTTAAGCAGCTTATTTACCGAGTTCGACGCACTGATGATACACCTGTGGTTCTGGTGGGAAACAAGTCTGACCTAAAGCAGCTAAGGCAG gtcacCAAGGAAGAGGGACTGGCTTTGGCCCGAGAATTCAGCTGTCCCTTTTTTGAGACGTCCGCTGCATACCGCTACTATATTGATGATGTATTCCATGCCCTTGTACGAGAGATAcgtagaaaagaaaaagaggcagtgCTGGCCATGGAGAAAAAGTCTAAACCCAAAACCAGTGTATGGAAGCGGCTAAAATCACCATTCCGGAAGAAGAAGGACTCCGTAACTTGA